The Sinomicrobium kalidii genome contains a region encoding:
- a CDS encoding M23 family metallopeptidase, which yields MLKKVLLCVLAIAAVACKKEKEEKNAETAKREVLKPIEVKEFGFNLNNYVVRRDTVKSGDSFGEILAQNNIDYAKVYKIAEIAKDTFDIVRGLRAGKPYTLLCSKDSLQKPECFIYQPNSVDYVVIRFADSIQAYKEKKPVTIVEREASGIITSSLSEAIMEKEMDYQVAYDLSNIYAWTVDFFRLQRGDRFKVIYEEKYIDDTIYAGIGDIKAAYFKHNNKPFYSFKFRTDSVNKISDYYDEEANTLRRAFLKAPLEYSRISSRYTKRRFHPVQKRWKAHLGTDYAAPHGTPIKATANGTVTKSGYTSGNGNYVKIRHNSTYETQYLHMSKRAARVGQHVNQGDVIGYVGSTGLATGPHVCYRFWKNGRQVDPFKQDLPSAEPIEKELKEGYLAYIQPLKSRLDNILFDDEQEEFITAVGE from the coding sequence ATGCTCAAGAAAGTACTTTTATGTGTATTGGCCATAGCTGCTGTGGCCTGCAAAAAAGAAAAAGAAGAAAAAAATGCCGAGACTGCAAAAAGAGAAGTACTGAAACCCATTGAGGTCAAGGAATTCGGCTTTAATCTCAACAATTATGTTGTTCGCAGGGACACGGTAAAATCCGGAGACAGCTTCGGGGAAATCCTGGCCCAGAACAATATCGACTACGCCAAGGTTTACAAAATTGCAGAAATAGCCAAAGATACTTTTGATATTGTAAGGGGATTAAGAGCAGGCAAACCCTACACCCTGTTGTGCAGTAAAGATTCCCTGCAAAAGCCCGAGTGTTTTATCTACCAGCCCAACAGTGTGGATTATGTGGTCATCCGCTTTGCCGATTCCATCCAGGCCTATAAAGAGAAAAAACCGGTAACCATCGTAGAACGCGAGGCCTCCGGGATTATAACCAGTTCCCTTTCCGAAGCCATTATGGAAAAAGAGATGGACTACCAGGTGGCCTATGACCTTTCCAACATTTACGCCTGGACCGTGGATTTTTTCCGGCTGCAACGCGGCGACCGTTTTAAGGTGATTTACGAGGAAAAATACATAGACGATACCATCTACGCCGGCATAGGCGATATCAAAGCCGCCTATTTTAAACACAACAACAAGCCGTTTTACTCCTTTAAATTCCGGACCGATTCGGTAAATAAGATCAGTGATTATTACGACGAAGAAGCCAACACCCTTCGCCGGGCCTTTCTGAAAGCCCCGTTGGAATACAGCAGGATATCTTCCCGTTACACCAAGCGGCGTTTTCATCCCGTACAAAAACGCTGGAAGGCCCACCTCGGTACCGATTATGCCGCGCCACACGGTACGCCCATCAAAGCTACGGCAAACGGTACGGTAACCAAATCCGGATACACCTCCGGGAACGGGAATTATGTGAAGATACGCCACAACAGCACTTACGAAACCCAGTACCTCCACATGTCCAAACGCGCCGCAAGGGTCGGACAGCATGTCAACCAGGGCGATGTTATTGGTTATGTAGGAAGCACAGGGCTTGCCACCGGCCCGCACGTATGCTACCGCTTCTGGAAGAACGGCAGGCAGGTAGACCCGTTCAAACAGGATCTCCCTTCTGCAGAACCCATCGAAAAAGAATTAAAAGAAGGTTACCTGGCCTATATCCAACCTCTGAAGTCACGACTGGACAACATCCTCTTTGACGATGAGCAGGAGGAGTTTATTACTGCTGTGGGGGAGTGA
- a CDS encoding GIY-YIG nuclease family protein: protein MEFPKTRNYCVYILTNRKRTVLYTGVTNNLKKRLHFHRNPGYGSKAFTARYRCFYLIYWEHIKSISKAIKREKELKGWRRAKKEALIRTFNPEWKFLNDEIN, encoded by the coding sequence ATGGAATTTCCGAAAACCCGTAATTATTGTGTGTATATCCTGACTAACAGAAAAAGGACCGTCCTGTATACCGGGGTTACCAACAACCTGAAAAAGCGATTGCATTTCCACAGGAATCCGGGGTACGGCAGCAAGGCATTCACTGCACGGTACAGGTGCTTTTACCTGATTTATTGGGAACATATCAAATCCATCAGCAAAGCCATAAAAAGAGAAAAAGAACTGAAAGGCTGGCGAAGAGCCAAAAAAGAGGCCCTGATCCGCACATTCAACCCGGAATGGAAGTTCTTAAATGACGAAATTAACTAA
- the pgi gene encoding glucose-6-phosphate isomerase yields MPLQKTNPAQTQTWKKLADHFRQLRDVEMKTLFADDPERASKFNIKWNDFYVDYSKNRITDETLDLLLALAEEVKLKDAIKKYFSGDLINETEQRAVLHTALRGEKDAEIVVNGANVIPEVVAVQEKIKQFSEAVISGEKKGHTGKAFTDVVNIGIGGSDLGPAMVTEALKFYQNHLNVHFVSNVDGDHVHETLKGLDPETTLFVIVSKTFTTQETLSNATTIKNWFLQHASQQDVAKHFVAVSTNLPKIAEFGIADENVFPMWDWVGGRFSLWSAVGLSIALAVGHDNFKKLLEGARAMDNHFKTADFNNNIPVILALIGTWYNNFFDAESEAIIPYTQYLSRFSAYLQQGIMESNGKSVDRAGNPVNYQTGTIIWGEPGTNSQHAFFQLIHQGTKLIPADFIGFVHSLHGDKDHHNKLMANFFAQTEALLNGKTRDEVIAELQGKNLSEAEIDKLLPFKIFEGNKPTNTILADQLTPESLGALIAMYEHKIFVQGVIWNIFSYDQWGVELGKQLASKILKDMESTEVTKHDSSTAALLEHFRKNS; encoded by the coding sequence ATGCCACTACAAAAAACAAACCCTGCCCAAACACAAACCTGGAAAAAACTCGCAGATCATTTTCGGCAGCTCAGGGATGTGGAAATGAAAACCCTCTTTGCCGATGATCCCGAAAGAGCGTCGAAATTCAATATCAAATGGAATGATTTTTATGTGGATTATTCCAAAAACCGGATTACGGATGAAACCCTCGATCTCCTCCTGGCCCTTGCTGAAGAAGTAAAACTGAAAGATGCGATAAAAAAATACTTTTCGGGCGACCTCATCAATGAAACCGAACAAAGGGCCGTACTCCACACCGCCCTCCGCGGCGAAAAAGATGCCGAAATTGTTGTAAACGGTGCAAATGTTATCCCGGAGGTAGTTGCCGTGCAGGAAAAAATAAAACAATTTTCCGAAGCCGTGATCTCCGGGGAGAAAAAAGGACATACGGGTAAGGCTTTCACCGATGTGGTAAACATCGGTATCGGTGGTTCCGACCTGGGGCCGGCCATGGTGACCGAAGCCCTGAAATTTTACCAAAACCACCTCAATGTACACTTTGTAAGCAATGTGGACGGCGATCACGTGCACGAAACGCTTAAAGGCCTTGACCCGGAGACCACCCTGTTCGTTATTGTTTCCAAAACCTTTACCACGCAGGAAACCCTGAGCAATGCTACAACCATAAAAAACTGGTTTCTGCAACACGCTTCTCAGCAAGACGTGGCCAAACATTTTGTAGCCGTGTCCACCAACCTGCCCAAAATTGCCGAATTCGGTATTGCCGATGAAAACGTCTTCCCGATGTGGGACTGGGTAGGCGGGCGATTTTCCCTGTGGAGTGCCGTAGGCCTTTCCATTGCCCTTGCCGTAGGACACGACAACTTCAAAAAACTCCTGGAAGGAGCGCGGGCCATGGACAATCATTTTAAAACAGCCGATTTCAACAACAACATCCCGGTAATACTTGCACTCATCGGCACCTGGTACAACAATTTCTTCGATGCCGAGAGCGAGGCTATCATTCCGTATACCCAATACCTCAGCAGGTTTTCCGCCTATTTACAACAAGGTATTATGGAAAGCAACGGTAAGAGCGTAGACCGGGCAGGCAACCCTGTGAATTACCAAACAGGGACCATTATCTGGGGAGAGCCGGGAACCAATTCGCAGCACGCTTTCTTCCAGCTTATCCACCAGGGCACCAAACTGATCCCGGCCGACTTTATCGGTTTTGTACATTCCCTGCACGGCGACAAGGATCACCACAACAAACTCATGGCCAACTTTTTTGCCCAGACCGAAGCCCTGCTTAACGGCAAGACCCGGGATGAAGTGATTGCGGAACTTCAGGGTAAAAACCTTTCCGAAGCAGAGATCGACAAACTGCTTCCCTTTAAAATATTCGAGGGGAACAAACCCACCAATACCATCCTCGCCGATCAACTTACCCCCGAAAGCCTCGGGGCGCTCATAGCCATGTATGAACACAAGATCTTCGTACAGGGCGTGATCTGGAACATTTTCAGTTACGACCAGTGGGGCGTGGAACTGGGCAAGCAACTGGCCTCAAAAATATTAAAGGATATGGAAAGTACCGAAGTTACAAAACACGACAGCTCCACCGCGGCATTACTGGAACATTTCAGGAAAAATTCTTAA
- a CDS encoding TonB-dependent receptor, translating into MKTIYNGFLTVVFALIATATFAQGTVTGTVIDAEMNEPLPGANVVVKGTSTGVSTDFDGNFQIEVPENSGTLVVSYIGFVKKEIRFSSPGDIGNITLQADTDELEGVVVVGSGVIDLEQDRKTPVAVSTITRAEIQTKGVGNVEFPELMKNTPNVYVSNQSGGFGDSQMFVRGFDQRNTAFLLNGQPINGMEDGRMYWSNWAGISDIANAVQTQRGLGSSKLAISSVGGTINIVTKATESNQGGFARFMTGNDSYIKGTVGYNTGIGENGWGFSFMLDHWQAHRKYAAGTKGQGQNYFFSVGKRAGDHNFNFLITGAPQWHDQNFSKDRELYDQYGIKYNNNYGFKNGEYLSLRRNYYHKPVMNLNWDWNISEKSNLSTVVYASFGRGGGTGDYGSGPGYVENGIDSSPEGAYTENGLIDWDYIVNEYNPGIEGGFSEGYNGTLLRASVNNHAWYGTVVNYEFNNLKNLTVNGGIDVRFYKGDHFRQLIDLLGLQGRREEFGGNPNHEVTTTFKANPWSALFNFADEDERVNYDYSENINYQGAFGQIEWSNDVFSAFVQGALSNQDYKREDRGNFAETKESKTVNKLGYNIKAGASWTFAEGNTIFVNSGKYSRQPFLDNIFPSYDDNTQLADPEVDNEEIVGFEAGYRLEIPEQAFQLNFNAYYTTWENRFLDRAGEFTQSGVTYDDVTFMFTDIAQVHKGLELDVKWKPMLYWTLRGYATVGDWEYDGSTPIRIRNNNDNEFIDEISGDLTGTKVGEAPQASAGLGTSYDILPNKLNFYIDWNYYANLYGFVKVDEFADAIIADEPYETEKLKPYSLFDVGASYNFNLGDNKFIVRGNIFNALDHEYISQKDNYGYFYGNGLTWNLSVQYQF; encoded by the coding sequence ATGAAGACAATTTACAATGGGTTTTTAACAGTGGTCTTTGCACTCATCGCAACTGCCACTTTTGCACAGGGTACTGTTACGGGAACTGTAATAGACGCTGAGATGAACGAACCATTACCGGGAGCCAACGTTGTGGTAAAAGGCACTTCCACAGGGGTGTCTACGGATTTTGACGGAAACTTTCAGATCGAAGTACCGGAGAACAGCGGTACGCTTGTTGTTTCCTACATTGGGTTTGTGAAAAAGGAAATCCGGTTTTCTTCCCCCGGGGATATCGGGAATATAACATTACAAGCTGATACTGATGAACTGGAAGGAGTTGTAGTCGTAGGTTCTGGTGTTATAGACCTGGAACAGGATCGAAAAACTCCCGTCGCCGTTTCAACAATTACGAGGGCTGAGATTCAGACCAAAGGGGTCGGGAACGTAGAATTTCCCGAACTCATGAAAAACACACCCAACGTATACGTTTCTAATCAATCTGGCGGATTCGGTGATTCCCAAATGTTCGTACGAGGTTTTGACCAAAGAAATACAGCCTTCCTCCTAAACGGACAACCAATTAACGGGATGGAGGACGGAAGAATGTACTGGTCAAACTGGGCTGGTATTTCAGACATTGCCAATGCTGTTCAGACACAAAGAGGTTTGGGATCTTCCAAATTAGCCATTTCCTCAGTAGGAGGAACTATTAACATAGTCACTAAAGCTACAGAATCCAATCAGGGAGGTTTTGCACGTTTTATGACAGGTAATGATAGTTATATAAAAGGTACCGTAGGATATAATACGGGAATTGGCGAAAATGGTTGGGGTTTCTCTTTTATGTTAGATCATTGGCAGGCTCACAGAAAATATGCCGCTGGAACAAAAGGACAAGGTCAAAATTATTTCTTCTCGGTAGGAAAACGAGCAGGAGATCACAATTTCAACTTTCTGATTACAGGAGCTCCGCAATGGCATGATCAGAATTTCTCCAAAGACCGGGAACTCTATGACCAATACGGAATCAAGTACAACAATAACTACGGATTCAAAAACGGGGAATATTTAAGTCTCAGGCGAAATTATTATCACAAACCGGTAATGAACCTGAACTGGGATTGGAATATTTCAGAAAAATCAAATCTATCAACAGTAGTATATGCATCCTTCGGTAGAGGTGGTGGTACCGGAGATTACGGAAGTGGTCCGGGATATGTTGAGAATGGTATAGATTCTTCACCCGAAGGTGCTTATACAGAAAACGGACTTATTGACTGGGATTATATTGTTAATGAGTATAACCCAGGGATAGAAGGCGGATTCAGCGAAGGTTATAACGGAACATTACTCAGAGCTTCGGTAAACAATCATGCCTGGTACGGAACCGTAGTTAATTACGAATTTAATAACTTAAAAAACCTGACTGTAAACGGAGGTATTGATGTAAGATTTTATAAAGGGGATCATTTCCGTCAATTAATAGATTTATTAGGTTTACAGGGACGTAGAGAAGAATTTGGCGGGAACCCCAATCATGAAGTTACCACAACTTTTAAAGCTAATCCGTGGTCTGCCTTATTTAACTTTGCAGATGAAGACGAACGCGTTAATTATGATTATTCTGAGAATATTAATTACCAAGGAGCGTTTGGACAGATCGAATGGTCAAATGACGTGTTTTCAGCGTTTGTTCAGGGTGCGTTGTCAAATCAGGACTACAAAAGGGAAGATAGAGGAAATTTTGCAGAAACTAAAGAATCGAAAACAGTCAATAAGCTTGGTTACAACATAAAAGCCGGTGCATCCTGGACTTTTGCCGAAGGAAATACAATTTTTGTAAATTCGGGAAAATACTCAAGGCAACCTTTCTTAGATAATATATTCCCAAGCTATGATGACAATACACAATTAGCAGATCCTGAAGTAGACAATGAAGAGATTGTAGGATTTGAAGCAGGCTATCGCCTGGAAATTCCGGAACAAGCTTTCCAATTAAACTTCAACGCTTATTACACCACCTGGGAAAATCGCTTTCTGGACAGAGCCGGGGAGTTTACACAATCCGGAGTAACTTACGATGATGTTACATTTATGTTTACTGATATTGCACAAGTACATAAAGGTCTTGAGTTAGATGTAAAATGGAAACCTATGCTATATTGGACACTTCGTGGTTATGCTACGGTAGGTGACTGGGAATACGACGGTAGCACCCCTATCAGGATAAGAAATAACAATGATAACGAGTTTATTGATGAAATCTCCGGAGATCTCACCGGCACCAAAGTAGGAGAGGCTCCGCAAGCTTCCGCCGGCTTGGGAACTTCTTACGATATACTACCGAACAAACTAAACTTTTATATCGACTGGAATTACTATGCTAATTTATATGGTTTTGTCAAAGTAGATGAGTTTGCGGATGCTATTATTGCAGACGAACCTTATGAAACTGAGAAACTAAAACCTTATTCACTATTTGATGTAGGCGCCAGTTATAATTTTAATTTGGGTGATAATAAATTCATTGTACGAGGAAATATTTTTAATGCCTTGGATCATGAATATATCAGTCAAAAAGACAACTATGGTTATTTCTATGGCAACGGTTTAACCTGGAATTTGTCTGTTCAATATCAGTTTTAA
- a CDS encoding IS1182 family transposase has translation MSLLPPSYDELVPQHHPVRIVNTILDSVDLISLEQTYRGGGTSSYHPKVLLKILVYAYLRNLYSSRKIEQALNENIHFIWLSGGAKPDHNTISNFRSGKLKDKFKQIFNQVVVLLAEQGYLSLKELYVDGTKIEANANRYTFVWGKSIKTSRERIEKQLRELWNYVEKVYAEQEQLPNTPEFEAIDPEKVSATIAQINQALEGKAVEKKIKQKLGYAQKHWPGNIARYNEQQKKLGHRGSMSKTDPGATFMRMKDDPMKNGQLKPAYNLQASTNNQFIVNYTLAQTTADTTALIAHLEDFQESYLQTPQSLTADAGYGSQENYQALENKDIEAYVKYNYFHKEQRQTNGKQDKAPFHPDKLYYNKETDTCYCPMGQPMEHIGQQKRKTGNGYLQVYDLYRAKNCKGCPLRGSCHKAKGNRIIMRNHELIRLKAKAKALLLSKEGIAHRKRRCWDVEAVFGNIKQNMDFKRFMLRGLDKVETEIGLVAMAHNLKKVGIRA, from the coding sequence TTGAGCCTGCTTCCACCCAGTTATGATGAGCTGGTCCCTCAGCACCATCCTGTACGTATTGTCAACACGATTTTAGACTCGGTAGACCTGATTAGTTTGGAGCAGACCTACCGTGGGGGTGGTACTTCGAGTTATCACCCTAAAGTGCTGTTAAAGATTTTGGTCTATGCCTACTTGCGTAACCTGTATTCTTCGCGCAAGATTGAGCAGGCCTTGAACGAGAACATTCACTTTATCTGGCTCAGTGGAGGGGCCAAGCCTGACCACAATACCATCAGCAACTTCCGCAGCGGCAAGCTAAAGGACAAGTTTAAGCAAATCTTTAATCAAGTAGTGGTGCTCTTAGCCGAACAGGGTTATTTAAGCCTGAAGGAACTCTATGTGGACGGAACCAAGATCGAGGCTAATGCCAACCGCTATACCTTTGTATGGGGCAAGAGCATCAAAACCTCCCGCGAGCGTATTGAAAAACAACTCAGGGAACTGTGGAACTATGTGGAAAAAGTCTATGCCGAGCAGGAGCAACTCCCCAACACCCCGGAGTTCGAGGCTATTGATCCTGAAAAAGTATCCGCAACCATTGCACAGATCAACCAGGCTCTGGAAGGCAAAGCGGTAGAGAAAAAGATCAAACAAAAACTGGGTTATGCCCAAAAGCACTGGCCTGGGAACATCGCCAGGTACAATGAACAGCAAAAGAAGTTAGGGCATCGTGGAAGCATGAGTAAGACCGACCCCGGGGCCACGTTTATGCGGATGAAGGACGACCCTATGAAAAACGGGCAACTCAAGCCCGCTTACAACTTACAGGCTTCGACCAACAACCAGTTCATAGTGAACTACACTTTGGCTCAGACCACAGCCGATACCACCGCCCTGATAGCCCACTTGGAAGATTTTCAAGAAAGTTACCTCCAAACTCCCCAGAGCCTAACGGCCGATGCCGGTTATGGAAGCCAAGAGAACTACCAGGCCCTGGAAAACAAGGATATTGAGGCCTATGTAAAGTACAACTATTTCCACAAGGAACAAAGGCAGACCAATGGTAAACAGGACAAAGCCCCGTTCCATCCTGACAAGCTCTATTACAATAAAGAAACCGATACCTGTTACTGTCCTATGGGACAACCTATGGAACATATAGGACAGCAAAAAAGAAAGACCGGCAATGGCTACCTACAGGTCTATGACCTCTATCGGGCAAAAAACTGTAAGGGCTGCCCGTTAAGGGGCAGCTGCCATAAAGCCAAAGGCAACCGGATCATTATGAGAAACCATGAACTGATACGGTTAAAGGCAAAGGCCAAAGCACTGTTGCTCTCAAAAGAAGGCATTGCCCACCGAAAAAGAAGGTGCTGGGATGTGGAAGCCGTTTTTGGGAATATAAAACAGAATATGGACTTCAAACGCTTTATGCTCAGGGGACTTGATAAGGTAGAAACCGAAATAGGGCTTGTGGCCATGGCTCACAATCTTAAAAAGGTAGGGATAAGGGCATAA
- a CDS encoding Fur family transcriptional regulator — MLNTLISCIEDKGVRATPVRILTLEQFYKDANAKSLTELQILLDTVDKATIYRTLKTFEKHGILHAIDTNGDAVKYALCSPLCSAEEHIHTHPHFVCGKCDATYCLDKTRVAVDNLPSDHSINNIAVIVKGICPACKTSS; from the coding sequence ATGCTGAACACATTGATATCCTGTATAGAAGACAAGGGCGTAAGAGCCACCCCGGTGAGAATACTCACCTTGGAACAGTTCTATAAGGATGCCAATGCCAAAAGTCTGACCGAACTGCAAATACTACTGGATACCGTGGACAAAGCCACCATTTACCGCACCCTCAAGACCTTTGAAAAACACGGTATCCTTCACGCCATAGACACCAACGGTGATGCCGTAAAATATGCCCTGTGCAGCCCGCTTTGCAGTGCGGAAGAACACATACATACCCACCCCCACTTTGTCTGCGGGAAATGCGATGCTACCTACTGCCTGGACAAAACCCGGGTAGCTGTCGATAACCTTCCTTCCGATCATTCCATAAACAACATTGCCGTGATCGTAAAAGGGATCTGCCCTGCCTGTAAAACCTCCTCCTGA
- a CDS encoding heavy metal translocating P-type ATPase, whose amino-acid sequence MESNHKEHTGCDHDHGGFLGKNTELIFSLLCGALLLTGFLLNKFSSWDNTLYIYIPAYFFGGYFAAKEAFEKIRQGGFEIDFLMLVAAVGAAILGKWAEGTLLLFLFSLGHALEHYAMNKARNSIKALGSLSPGTALVKKNGTSEEVPVENLEIGDTILVKPNSKIAADGIIISGQSSINQAPITGESIPVDKHAAEDPEKWTEFASVPKENKAFTGTINGSSSLEIRVLKLSKDSTLSRLVALVSQAEAKQSPTQQFTKKFEKIFVPAVIALVILLCFAFVVVDEPFPVSFYRAMTVLVAASPCALAISTPSAVLSGVARAAQAGVLIKGGKALENLGSLSAIAFDKTGTLTRGEPRLTNVIPLNGISREEFLSCILAVERLSEHPLARAIVRDVSEMPEIPVNGTDEATDIEALQGKGVRATYAGETVYIGNPALFEEDLGHILSDGIRDQISGFQEEGHTSMLAKKGDTFIGILTLMDTPRASAKTTLKALRDIGIRKMVMLTGDHQKVADAIARQTGLTDAYGDLLPEDKVNAIRKLREQETQIAMVGDGVNDAPAMANSTVGIAMGAAGSDVALETADIALMDDKLEKLPFVIGLSRKSRNIIRQNLFISLGIVLFLIPSAIIGFTGIGPTVAIHEGSTLIVVFNALRLLAYKR is encoded by the coding sequence ATGGAATCAAATCATAAAGAACATACCGGATGCGACCATGATCACGGAGGCTTTTTAGGAAAAAATACCGAACTTATCTTTTCCCTGTTGTGCGGAGCCCTGCTACTCACCGGGTTTCTCCTGAATAAATTTTCTTCCTGGGACAACACGCTTTATATTTATATTCCTGCTTATTTCTTCGGCGGATATTTTGCTGCGAAGGAAGCATTTGAAAAGATCAGGCAGGGCGGGTTTGAGATCGATTTCCTGATGCTCGTCGCTGCTGTGGGGGCGGCCATTCTCGGCAAATGGGCAGAAGGTACCCTGTTGTTGTTCCTCTTCAGCCTCGGACACGCCCTGGAACATTACGCCATGAACAAGGCCCGAAACTCCATCAAGGCCCTGGGTAGCCTCAGTCCCGGGACCGCACTGGTAAAGAAAAACGGCACCAGTGAAGAGGTGCCCGTTGAAAATCTGGAAATCGGGGACACTATCCTTGTGAAGCCGAATAGCAAGATCGCCGCAGATGGTATTATCATCAGCGGACAGAGCAGCATCAACCAGGCGCCCATTACCGGGGAAAGCATTCCCGTAGACAAACACGCTGCCGAAGACCCGGAAAAATGGACCGAATTCGCTTCCGTACCGAAAGAAAACAAGGCTTTTACAGGCACCATAAACGGAAGCAGCAGCCTTGAGATCAGGGTACTCAAACTGTCTAAAGATTCCACCCTGTCCAGGCTTGTCGCACTGGTAAGCCAGGCCGAAGCAAAACAATCCCCTACCCAACAGTTTACCAAAAAGTTTGAAAAAATATTTGTCCCTGCCGTTATCGCACTGGTAATACTCCTCTGTTTTGCCTTTGTAGTGGTTGATGAACCCTTTCCGGTCAGCTTTTACCGGGCCATGACCGTACTGGTAGCCGCCAGCCCGTGTGCACTGGCCATTTCCACACCAAGTGCCGTATTGAGCGGAGTGGCCAGGGCTGCACAGGCCGGGGTGCTGATAAAAGGAGGTAAGGCCCTCGAAAACCTGGGATCCCTCTCGGCAATAGCATTTGACAAAACCGGGACCCTCACCAGGGGCGAACCCCGGCTGACCAACGTTATTCCTTTAAACGGGATTTCCCGGGAAGAATTCCTCTCCTGTATCCTTGCCGTGGAACGCCTCAGTGAGCATCCGCTGGCCAGGGCCATTGTGAGGGACGTTTCGGAAATGCCGGAAATACCTGTTAACGGGACCGATGAAGCTACGGATATCGAAGCGCTCCAGGGAAAAGGAGTCAGGGCCACATATGCGGGGGAAACCGTGTATATCGGAAATCCCGCACTTTTCGAAGAAGACCTGGGGCATATTCTTTCCGACGGTATCCGGGATCAGATATCCGGTTTCCAGGAAGAAGGACACACCTCCATGCTTGCCAAAAAAGGGGATACTTTTATCGGGATACTCACTTTAATGGACACCCCGAGGGCATCTGCAAAAACAACATTAAAGGCCCTGCGGGATATTGGTATTCGGAAAATGGTAATGCTCACGGGCGACCACCAGAAAGTAGCCGACGCCATTGCCCGGCAAACGGGCCTTACCGATGCTTACGGCGACCTCCTCCCCGAAGACAAGGTAAATGCCATTCGTAAACTCAGGGAACAGGAAACACAGATCGCCATGGTAGGAGACGGGGTAAACGATGCCCCTGCCATGGCCAACAGTACCGTGGGCATAGCCATGGGAGCCGCCGGCTCGGATGTAGCGCTGGAAACCGCAGATATCGCCCTTATGGACGACAAACTGGAGAAACTTCCGTTTGTGATAGGCCTCAGCAGGAAATCCAGGAACATCATCCGCCAGAACCTGTTTATCAGTCTTGGTATTGTATTGTTCCTCATCCCTTCGGCCATTATCGGGTTTACGGGTATCGGCCCAACCGTGGCCATTCACGAAGGGTCCACACTAATTGTGGTTTTCAACGCCTTGCGCCTGCTCGCATATAAGCGTTGA
- a CDS encoding antibiotic biosynthesis monooxygenase family protein encodes MIAVIFEVELHPENKQGYLDIAADLKEALERTEGFISVERFQSLAQPEKLLSLSFWKDEEAVKSWRTLEIHRAAQKKGRAGVFKDYRLRVAGVIRDYGMFSREQAPGDSKKAH; translated from the coding sequence ATGATAGCCGTAATTTTTGAAGTGGAGCTACATCCCGAAAACAAACAGGGCTACCTGGATATTGCAGCCGACCTGAAAGAAGCACTGGAAAGGACGGAAGGTTTTATATCCGTAGAACGGTTTCAAAGCCTTGCACAACCGGAAAAACTGCTTTCCCTTTCTTTCTGGAAAGACGAAGAAGCGGTAAAGTCGTGGCGTACACTGGAAATACACAGGGCTGCCCAGAAGAAGGGCCGGGCCGGTGTTTTTAAAGACTACAGGCTCCGGGTAGCCGGGGTAATCCGGGATTACGGGATGTTTTCGCGTGAACAGGCCCCCGGGGACAGTAAAAAGGCGCACTGA